One Brassica napus cultivar Da-Ae chromosome A1, Da-Ae, whole genome shotgun sequence genomic region harbors:
- the LOC106351307 gene encoding ubiquitin C-terminal hydrolase 13-like isoform X3, protein MTLMTTPPIDQQEDEEMLVPHSDLVEEGPQPMEVAQPEAAAITVENPPAEEIPTLKFTWSTQGFTRLNVRKLYSDVFVVGGYKWRILIFPKGNNVDHLSMYLDVADAASLPYGWSRYSQFSLAVVNQMNSKYSIRKETQHQFNARESDWGFTSFMPLSELYDPTRGYLVNDTLQIEAEVAVRKVLDYWSYDSKKETGFVGLKNQGATCYMNSLLQTLYHIPYFRKAVYHMPTTENDAPTASIPLALQSLFYKLQYNDTRVGTKELTKSFGWDTNDSFMQHDVQELNRILSEKLEDKMKGTVVEGTIQKLFEGHHMNYIECINVDYKSTRKESFYDLQLDVKGCKDVYASFDKYVEVERLEGDNKYQAEGHGLQDAKKGVLFIDFPPVLQLQLKRFEYDFMRDTMVKINDRYEFPLQLDLDRENGKYLSPDADKSVRNLYTLHSVLVHSGGVHGGHYYAFIRPTLSDQWYKFDDERVTKEVVNRALEEQYGGEEELPQNNPGVNNPPIKFTKYSNAYMLVYIRECDKDKIICNVDEKDIAEHLQVRLKKEQEEKEDKKNYKAQAHLFTTIKVARDEDITEQIGKSMYFDLVDHEKVRSFRIQKQTPFQQFKEEMAKEFGVPVQLQRYWIWAKRQNHTYRPNRPLLPHEEQQTVGQIREASNKANNAELKLFLEIERGSDERPIPPPDKSPEDILLFFKLYDPENEELRYVGRLMVKSSSKPMDIVGQLNQMAGFAPDEEIELYEEIKFEPCVLCEHLDKKTSFRLSQIENGDIICYQKPISIQENECPYPDVPSFLEYVHNREVVRFRALEKPKDDEFTMELSKLHTYDDVVERLAEKLGLSDSSKIRLTSHNCYSQQPKPQPIKYRGADLSDMLAHYNQASDILYYEVLDIPLPELQRLKILKVAFHHATKDEVVIHNIRLPKQSTVGDVINELKTKVELSHPDAELRLLEVFYHKIYKIFPPTERIENINDQYWTLRAEEIPEEEKNIGPNDRLIHVYHFTKEAAQNQQVQNFGDPFFLVIHEGETLEEIKTRIQKKLRVPDEDFAKWKFASFSMGRPDYLQDTDVVYDRFQRKDVYGAWEQYLGLEHVDNTPKRAYAANQNRHAYEKPMKIYN, encoded by the exons ATGACTCTGATGACTACGCCGCCGATAGAT cagcAAGAGGACGAGGAGATGCTCGTTCCGCACTCTGATTTGGTCGAAGAAGGACCTCAGCCCATGGAAG TTGCTCAGCCTGAGGCGGCTGCTATCACTGTGGAGAATCCGCCAGCCGAGGAGATTCCCACTCTGAAATTCACGTGGAGCACCCAAGGTTTCACCAGGCTTAACGTTAGGAAGCTTTACTCTGATGTATTTGTTGTTGGAGGTTATAAATG GAGAATATTGATTTTTCCGAAAGGAAACAATGTCGACCATTTGTCCATGTACTTGGATGTTGCTGACGCTGCGAGTTTGCCTTACGGGTGGAGCAGATACTCACAGTTCAGTCTTGCTGTAGTGAATCAAATGAACAGCAAATATTCCATCAGAAAAg AGACCCAACATCAGTTCAATGCAAGAGAAAGCGATTGGGGGTTTACATCATTCATGCCTCTCAGCGAGCTCTATGATCCCACTCGTGGATATTTGGTGAATGATACTCTTCAGATTGAAGCTGAAGTTGCTGTGCGGAAGGTTCTTGATTACTGGTCATATGACTCCAAAAAAGAGACTGGTTTTGTTGGACTTAAGAACCAAGGTGCTACCTGTTACATGAATTCTCTCCTGCAGACGTTATACCACATTCCTTACTTCAGAAAG GCTGTTTACCACATGCCAACAACTGAGAATGATGCACCCACGGCTAGTATCCCATTGGCGCTCCAGAGCTTGTTTTACAAGCTTCAGTATAATGACACCCGTGTAGGGACAAAGGAGCTGACAAAGTCTTTTGGTTGGGATACAAATGATTCATTCATGCAACATGATGTTCAAGAACTCAACCGAATTCTCTCTGAAAAGCTTGAGGACAAAATGAAG GGAACTGTTGTGGAGGGAACAATACAGAAGCTATTTGAGGGTCACCACATGAATTACATTGAGTGCATTAATGTCGATTACAAATCTACACGTAAAGAATCATTCTATG ACCTCCAGCTTGATGTTAAAGGCTGCAAAGATGTATATGCTTCTTTTGACAAGTACGTTGAAGTTGAACGCCTTGAAGGAGACAACAAATACCAGGCAGAAGGACATGGTTTGCAG GATGCGAAAAAAGGTGTTCTATTCATTGACTTTCCACCCGTACTTCAACTTCAGCTCAAGAGgtttgaatatgattttatgCGAGACACAATGGTGAAG ATAAACGATCGATATGAGTTTCCTCTTCAACTGGACCTCGACAGAGAGAATGGAAAATACCTATCTCCTGATGCTGACAAGAGTGTTCGTAATCTCTACACACTCCATAG TGTCTTAGTCCATAGTGGAGGAGTGCATGGAGGGCACTATTATGCTTTTATTAGGCCAACACTCTCAGATCAATG GTataaatttgatgatgaacGAGTAACGAAGGAAGTTGTGAACAGGGCACTGGAAGAGCAATATGGGGGTGAAGAAGAG TTGCCGCAAAATAATCCTGGTGTCAATAATCCACCTATTAAATTCACAAAGTATTCCAACGCATACATGCTTGTTTATATCCGTGAATGCGACAAGGATAAAATAATATGCAACGTTGATGAAAAAGACATTGCAGAACATTTACAG GTGAGGCTGaaaaaagaacaagaagaaaaggaagataaaaaaaattataaggcTCAAGCTCACCTTTTCACGACAATCAAG GTCGCAAGAGATGAAGACATCACCGAGCAAATTGGAAAGAGTATGTATTTTGATCTTGTTGATCATGAAAAAGTTCGGAGTTTTCGAATCCAGAAACAGACTCCCTTCCAACAATTTAAG GAAGAGATGGCCAAAGAATTTGGTGTCCCGGTTCAGCTTCAGCGGTACTGGATTTGGGCAAAGCGGCAAAACCATACTTATCGTCCCAACCGTCCCTTATTACCTCATGAAGAACAACAGACG GTTGGACAAATAAGAGAGGCATCTAACAAGGCAAACAATGCTGAACTAAAGCTGTTTTTGGAAATAGAGCGTGGATCG GATGAGCGTCCGATTCCTCCCCCAGACAAGTCACCTGAAGACATTCTCCTTTTCTTTAAGCTCTATGACCCTGAGAATGAAGAACTAAG ATATGTTGGAAGGCTCATGGTGAAAAGTTCCAGTAAGCCCATGGATATAGTAGGGCAACTGAATCAAATGGCTGGCTTTGCTCCTGACGAGGAAATAGAACTTTATGAG GAAATAAAGTTTGAACCTTGTGTACTGTGCGAACATCTAGATAAGAAGACTTCTTTCAGACTATCTCAA ATTGAAAATGGAGATATCATTTGCTATCAGAAACCTATTTCTATCCAGGAGAATGAATGTCCATACCCGGATGTGCCATCGTTTTTGGAGTACGTACATAATCGAGAG GTGGTGCGTTTTCGTGCTCTGGAAAAACCAAAAGACGATGAGTTTACTATGGAGTT GTCAAAGCTGCATACGTATGATGATGTTGTGGAAAGATTGGCTGAGAAACTTGGCCTTTCTGATTCATCGAAAATTAGGCTTACTTCTCACAATTGCTACTCCCAGCAACCCAAGCCTCAGCCTATCAAATACCGTGGCGCAGACCTTTCAGATATGTTAGCTCATTATAATCAG gCGTCTGACATTTTGTATTATGAAGTTCTGGACATTCCTCTTCCAGAACTTCAACGTCTTAAGATTCTAAAAGTTGCTTTCCATCATGCCACAAAGGACGAA GTGGTAATCCACAATATCAGACTGCCTAAGCAGAGTACTGTCGGAGATGTTATTAACGAACTTAAAACAAAG GTGGAGCTTTCACATCCAGATGCAGAACTGAGGTTGCTCGAGGTGTTTTACCACAAGATCTACAAG ATCTTTCCACCTACCGAAAGAATTGAGAATATCAATGACCAGTACTGGACTTTACGAGCAGAGGAG ATACCTGAGGAAGAGAAGAATATCGGCCCCAATGATCGACTAATTCACGTGTACCATTTTACGAAAGAGGCCGCACAGAATCAG CAAGTGCAAAATTTCGGAGATCCATTCTTTTTGGTAATACACGAAGGTGAAACTTTAGAAGAAATCAAGACCCGTATCCAAAAGAAACTCCGTGTCCCTGATGAGGACTTTGCCAAG TGGAAGTTTGC